The proteins below come from a single Gossypium raimondii isolate GPD5lz chromosome 2, ASM2569854v1, whole genome shotgun sequence genomic window:
- the LOC105788501 gene encoding zinc finger protein CONSTANS-LIKE 2 — translation MLKVSSGEDGYLNNWIHTCDSCQAAACTLYCHTDSAYLCHGCDKHIHGDNTMALSHHRVWICDACEAAPAAVTCSADAASLCIECDIQVHSVNPLASRHTRVPIPPISGQICSSSSVQQDGQLPGTMFDTKNEIAALTMEVNLEINEDEMDSWLLLEPGNTDNQTMSGFTYGEQLDEYVDVVDTCTESFGPEQSSDQQQLVCVNCPEDSGSDSVVPVQTLRTKNQPLQEETQLQKQQLHSTYFNSEQSGSKTAFTNYPSSSLRVPMLMITPAGIPNSYTGFPATTTTTEILPNPWLLMPLQFTSMNREEKVLRYREKRKSRKFEKKIRYASRKAYAETRPRIKGKFARKTDKGIEDDQMFSKEDNGYGVVPSL, via the exons ATGTTGAAAGTGAGCTCCGGTGAAGATGGTTACCTAAACAACTGGATTCATACTTGTGATTCATGTCAAGCAGCCGCCTGCACACTTTATTGCCACACTGACTCCGCTTACCTCTGCCATGGCTGCGATAAACATATCCATGGTGACAATACTATGGCCTTGTCGCACCATCGTGTGTGGATTTGCGATGCCTGCGAGGCTGCTCCAGCTGCTGTCACTTGCAGTGCTGATGCAGCATCACTTTGCATCGAATGTGACATCCAAGTACACTCGGTTAACCCTTTGGCTAGCCGCCATACCAGGGTCCCTATACCTCCGATCTCAGGTCAAATATGTTCGTCCTCTAGCGTTCAACAGGATGGTCAGCTGCCAGGAACCATGTTCGACACCAAAAACGAAATCGCAGCCCTTACTATGGAGGTGAATCTAGAAATCAATGAAGACGAAATGGATTCTTGGTTATTGCTTGAGCCTGGAAACACTGACAACCAGACCATGAGTGGATTCACCTATGGTGAACAACTTGATGAGTACGTAGACGTTGTCGATACATGTACCGAGTCATTCGGCCCAGAACAGTCCTCTGATCAGCAGCAACTTGTGTGTGTGAATTGTCCAGAAGATAGTGGAAGTGATAGTGTGGTTCCTGTTCAAACTTTGAGAACTAAGAATCAACCACTACAAGAAGAGACACAATTGCAGAAACAGCAATTGCATAGTACTTACTTCAATTCAGAGCAGAGCGGATCAAAAACTGCATTCACTAATTACCCTTCAAGCAGTCTAAGA GTCCCCATGCTGATGATCACTCCTGCTGGCATCCCAAATTCTTACACTGGATTTCCAGCAACAACAACGACAACTGAAATCCTCCCAAATCCTTGGCTTCTAATGCCATTGCAATTCACATCAATGAATAGGGAAGAAAAGGTTCTAAGATATAGAGagaagagaaaatcaagaaagtttgagaagaaaataagaTATGCATCCAGGAAAGCTTATGCAGAGACTCGACCTCGTATCAAAGGCAAATTTGCAAGGAAAACAGATAAGGGGATTGAAGATGATCAGATGTTCTCAAAGGAAGATAATGGATATGGTGTTGTTCCATCATTATGA